The Pigmentiphaga aceris DNA segment CGCATACTTATCGCCGAAGATGACAGCATTCTTGCCGACGGACTGTCGCGTTCGTTGCGTCAGAACGGCTATGCGGTTGACGCCGTCCATGACGGGGCGTCTGCCGATGCGGCACTCGCTGCCCAGCCCTTTGACCTGCTGATACTGGATATCGGCCTGCCCAAACTCAGTGGGCTGGAAGTGTTGCGGCGCATGCGCGCTCGCAATTCGCACATGCCAGTACTGATATTGACGGCGGCCGACAGCATCGAGCAACGGGTCAAAGGCCTGGACCTGGGTGCCGACGATTACATGGCGAAACCTTTTGCCCTGTCCGAACTGGAAGCCCGCGTGCGCGCGCTGACCCGACGGGGCGCAGGCGGCGGTCCTGCCGTATTGCGACACGGTCGTCTGTCTTTCGATCAGGTCGGCCGGGTCGTCACCGTGGATGAACAGGCGGTGGAACTATCGGCGCGCGAAGTCAGCCTGCTGGAAATCCTGTTGCAGCGCAGTGGCCGCATGGTCAGCAAGAAACAATTGGTCGATCACTTATGCGAATGGGGCGAGGAAGTCAGCACCAATGCCATTGAGGTTTATGTACATCGCCTGCGCAAGAAGCTGGAGCCCGGCGTGAAAATCGCCACTGTGCGTGGACTGGGTTATTGCCTGGAACGCGATACCACCCAGGCCAGCGCATAAAAAGCGGGTCGTGCGCCCGCTTTAGGCACCCCAGCCTTTTGACCAAGGCCTGGCCCCGCCTCCGTTCTGCCGTTTTCGCTCTCCCCAGCCCCGCCTTATACCGCTGCGCGCCCTTTCCGCCCAACCTAGTCTGCTGAACCTTGCCTGTTGAACTCCTCCCGCTGATTTTGCCCCCCGCGCCACCGCACGGGTCCAACCCGCACGGGCCTACCCACTTGGGCGGGGAACTCAATCAGGAGGCGCTCGCCGCGTTGCGGCAAGGCTCGGTCGGCCCGACCTTCGAGCCGCCGCAGCGCTCGCTGTTCGGCGAAATCCTGGATTGGATGCTGGCACCGCTGTTCCTGCTGTGGCCCATGAGCGTGGCGATCACCTATGTGGTGGCGCAAGCCATTGCCAACGCGCCGTATGACCGTGGCCTGGCCAACAACGTGCTGGTTCTGGCGCAGCAGGTGCGCCAGGTCGATGGTCGCGCCAGCCTGCGCTTGCCCCTGCCCGCCACCGACATGCTGCGTGCCGACGCCACCGACAGCGTGTTCTATCTGGTACTGGGCAGTCGGGGTGAACACCTTGGCGGGGATCGCGAACTGCCCTTGCCGCCTGAGCTTGAACCGCCATTGCCAGGCGTGATCCAGTATCGCGACGATGTGCTGCGCGGTTTTGGTATCCGCATCGCCTATACCTGGGTGGACTTGCGCGGTACGGATGGCGCACAACCCGCCTTGGTCCAAGTGGCCGAAACCCTGGAAAAACGCGCCCAGCTTGCCAACGAGATCATCAAGGGCGTGATCATCCCGCAGTTCATCGTGCTG contains these protein-coding regions:
- a CDS encoding response regulator transcription factor, producing MRILIAEDDSILADGLSRSLRQNGYAVDAVHDGASADAALAAQPFDLLILDIGLPKLSGLEVLRRMRARNSHMPVLILTAADSIEQRVKGLDLGADDYMAKPFALSELEARVRALTRRGAGGGPAVLRHGRLSFDQVGRVVTVDEQAVELSAREVSLLEILLQRSGRMVSKKQLVDHLCEWGEEVSTNAIEVYVHRLRKKLEPGVKIATVRGLGYCLERDTTQASA